The Flavobacterium jumunjinense genome includes a region encoding these proteins:
- a CDS encoding LysE family translocator, with product MWQDLLTAIPWGLLLAFSIGPGFFVLLETSIVKGFRAAFTLDLGIVFADIIFILIAYFSTNQLLEQVKDNPFLFIIGGSIMLVYGIVSFILLKRNFKKQQQDIIDEDNIQKNNYFALFFKGFLLNFINIGVLGFWLMVIINYGPQMEMNTQRIFIFFTAILVFYLIFDIAKILLAKQLKHKLTPLNIYKIKRVISIIILIFGFFFVLQGFFPKEKDKLQEVIENFKS from the coding sequence ATGTGGCAAGATTTATTAACTGCAATCCCTTGGGGATTGCTTTTAGCTTTTTCTATAGGTCCTGGTTTTTTTGTTTTATTGGAAACAAGTATTGTTAAAGGTTTTCGAGCAGCTTTTACCTTAGACTTAGGAATTGTGTTTGCTGATATTATCTTTATACTTATTGCTTATTTTAGCACAAATCAGCTTCTTGAACAAGTAAAAGATAATCCATTTTTATTTATAATTGGTGGGTCTATTATGCTTGTTTATGGTATAGTTTCTTTCATATTATTAAAAAGAAATTTTAAAAAACAACAACAAGATATTATAGATGAAGATAATATTCAAAAGAATAATTATTTTGCACTTTTCTTTAAAGGCTTTCTTTTAAACTTTATAAATATTGGTGTTTTAGGTTTTTGGTTAATGGTAATTATTAATTATGGACCTCAAATGGAAATGAATACACAAAGAATTTTTATTTTCTTTACTGCAATTCTGGTTTTTTATTTAATTTTTGATATTGCTAAAATACTATTAGCTAAACAATTAAAACATAAGTTGACACCTTTGAATATTTATAAAATTAAAAGAGTTATTAGTATAATTATTTTAATTTTTGGTTTCTTTTTTGTGTTACAAGGTTTCTTTCCAAAGGAAAAAGATAAACTTCAAGAAGTTATAGAAAATTTTAAAAGTTAA
- the rpiB gene encoding ribose 5-phosphate isomerase B: protein MIISIGNDHAGPDYKKAIIAFLEKQGHTIFNHGTDTFDSVDYPDFGHAVAYDVESKKANFGIVICGSGNGIAMTVNKHQDIRAALCWTKEIAELARLHNDANILSIPARYTSIEQAIQMVDVFLTTAFEGGRHANRVNKIACK from the coding sequence ATGATTATTTCGATAGGTAACGACCATGCAGGTCCAGATTACAAAAAAGCTATTATAGCATTTTTAGAAAAACAAGGGCATACTATTTTTAACCACGGAACAGATACATTTGATAGTGTAGATTATCCAGATTTTGGACATGCTGTAGCGTATGATGTAGAAAGTAAAAAAGCAAATTTTGGTATTGTAATTTGTGGTTCTGGAAATGGAATTGCAATGACAGTTAATAAACACCAAGATATTAGAGCAGCACTTTGTTGGACAAAAGAAATTGCAGAATTAGCACGTTTACATAATGATGCCAATATTTTAAGCATTCCTGCTCGTTATACTTCTATTGAACAAGCGATTCAAATGGTAGATGTTTTTTTAACAACAGCATTTGAAGGTGGAAGACACGCAAATAGAGTAAATAAAATTGCTTGTAAATAA
- the folB gene encoding dihydroneopterin aldolase, whose amino-acid sequence MGIIKLNKIRTFSYHGCLVEEGKIGSDYTVDLEIKTDLRKSALTDELNDTIDYVELNKIVVEEMSIRAKLLEHVAHRIIVRIFNELAQVSRIKLAVSKLNPPIGGDVASVTIEMEEYRN is encoded by the coding sequence ATGGGAATAATCAAATTGAATAAAATACGCACATTTTCATATCATGGCTGTTTAGTTGAAGAAGGAAAAATTGGTAGCGATTATACTGTAGATTTAGAAATAAAGACAGATTTAAGGAAATCTGCACTAACAGATGAATTAAATGACACTATTGATTATGTAGAATTAAATAAAATAGTTGTAGAAGAAATGTCAATTAGAGCAAAGCTTTTAGAACATGTAGCACATAGGATTATTGTACGCATTTTCAATGAATTAGCTCAAGTATCTCGAATTAAATTAGCGGTTTCTAAGCTGAATCCACCTATTGGTGGTGATGTTGCTTCGGTTACAATTGAAATGGAAGAATATAGAAATTAA
- a CDS encoding cation diffusion facilitator family transporter encodes MSHNHNHSHEVQGKNLLFSIILNVVITLAQLIGGIVSGSLALISDALHNFSDVLSLVFSFVAHKLSRRKASLNQTFGLKRAEILAAFVNAATLIIVAFILIYGAIERFFNPQAIESKLVIWLALLGIVVNGFSVLLLKNDADKNLNMKSAYLHLLTDMMASVAVLVGGLLMLFYEIYWIDSVMTLLIAIYLIVVGFDLLKKATKILMLFTPDAINIKEIIKEVHKIKGVNKLHHIHVWHLNEEELHLEAHLDCSEDIKMSEFNNLLQEIEDLLLVKFEINHTNIQPEFKREDPKDYIVQD; translated from the coding sequence ATGTCTCATAACCACAATCATAGTCATGAAGTACAAGGAAAAAATTTACTTTTTTCTATAATATTGAACGTGGTTATTACTTTAGCCCAGCTTATAGGAGGAATAGTTTCAGGTAGTTTGGCATTAATTTCAGATGCACTTCATAATTTTTCTGACGTTTTATCTTTAGTTTTTAGTTTTGTAGCCCATAAACTATCTAGACGAAAAGCATCATTAAATCAAACATTTGGATTAAAAAGAGCTGAAATTTTAGCCGCTTTTGTTAACGCAGCAACATTAATAATTGTAGCGTTTATTTTAATTTATGGAGCAATAGAACGTTTTTTTAATCCACAAGCAATAGAATCAAAATTAGTTATTTGGTTAGCATTATTAGGGATTGTAGTTAATGGTTTTTCTGTATTACTACTTAAAAATGATGCCGATAAGAATTTAAACATGAAATCGGCCTATTTACATTTATTAACAGATATGATGGCTTCTGTAGCTGTGTTAGTTGGTGGTTTATTAATGCTTTTCTATGAAATTTATTGGATTGATAGTGTAATGACATTATTAATAGCAATTTACCTAATAGTTGTTGGTTTTGATTTACTCAAAAAAGCTACAAAAATTTTAATGCTTTTTACACCAGATGCTATAAATATTAAAGAAATAATAAAGGAAGTACATAAAATTAAAGGTGTAAATAAATTACATCATATTCATGTTTGGCATTTAAATGAAGAAGAATTACATTTAGAAGCACATTTAGATTGTTCAGAAGATATAAAAATGAGTGAATTCAATAATTTACTTCAAGAAATAGAAGATTTACTACTTGTAAAATTCGAAATTAATCATACAAATATTCAACCTGAATTTAAAAGAGAAGATCCTAAAGATTATATTGTTCAAGATTGA
- a CDS encoding pyruvate carboxylase, producing MKITTITKLLVANRGEIAIRVFRAATELRIQTVAVYTFEDRYSLHRYKADQSFQIGDDTESIKPYLDIEVIIKVAKENQVDAIHPGYGFLSENVTFAKRCSEEGIIFVGPKIEAMLQLGDKVEAKKVARAVGVPLIQDSKINLETVEDALSEAKVIGFPVMLKAAAGGGGRGMRVVRSAEEIKTAFVNAKSEALKSFGDDTVFIEKFIDNPKHIEVQILGDNYGNVVHLYERDCSVQRRFQKVIEIAPSILKPETKQKLYDYAIKIAKYVHYNNAGTVEFLVDKEENIYFIEVNPRIQVEHTITEEITGIDIVRSQIIIAAGHPLSHNQIFIHGQEDIPCKGWAIQCRITTEDSENDFKPDYGTIIAYRNAAGYGIRLDEGSCYSGVTISPFFDSMLVKVSSSGRTLKGASDRLRRTLEEFRIRGVKTNIPFLTNVMSNETFRSGEATVNFIPENPHLLVPRYEYSKDRATKLIKYLAEVKVNGHPDIKKVDTDKVFRKPLVPEVLETEYPKGTKDLLNEMGRDQFIQYIKNETKIFYTDTTLRDAHQSLFATRLRNHDILKVTEGMAKNFPQLFSLEVWGGATFDVTMRFLHEDPWERLRIIRKAAPNVLLQMLFRGSNAVGYSAYPDNVLEQFIIKSAENGIDVFRIFDSLNWIEGMKHSIKVVNEKTNAIAEACICYTGDILNPDRQKFNLEYYVNLAKELEAAGAHMLAIKDMAGLLKPYAAQVLITELKKHISIPIHLHTHDTSSIQSTTYLKAIEAGVDVVDVALASMSGLTSQPNFNSLVATLKGSERENPINLKKLNEYSNYFEVVREYYYPFESELKAGTAEVYDHEIPGGQYSNLLPQARGLGLEDKFETIKENYKIVNHLFGDIVKVTPSSKVVGDMALFMTSNNLTAQEVIEKGDTLAFPESVKQLFRGDLGQPYGGFPKELQKLVLKKEQPYTEKPNAHLKPIDFEVQLKELHQKFDDKLTTEDLLSYIMFPKVFEDFYNFRKYFGRVEKLPTPSFYYPLVLNEEIIVNLDLGKNIIIKLRYVGEPNEEGFREVFFQINGQTRNVLVKDKAIQSIKVTNAKVNGPNDIGAPLQGSLLKILVTEGEKIEKDTPLFIIEAMKMETTICAPKYGTVARVVLKEKSMIEQDDCVIQLQ from the coding sequence ATGAAAATTACAACAATTACGAAGCTTTTAGTGGCTAATCGTGGTGAAATTGCTATTCGTGTATTTCGAGCAGCAACTGAATTAAGAATTCAAACGGTCGCGGTTTATACTTTTGAAGACCGTTATTCCTTACATCGTTACAAAGCCGACCAAAGTTTTCAAATTGGTGACGATACTGAATCTATCAAACCTTATTTAGATATAGAAGTAATTATTAAAGTTGCTAAAGAAAATCAAGTCGATGCTATTCATCCTGGTTATGGCTTTTTATCTGAAAACGTAACTTTTGCTAAAAGATGTTCTGAAGAAGGAATCATTTTTGTGGGTCCAAAAATAGAAGCAATGCTACAATTGGGAGACAAAGTAGAAGCAAAAAAAGTAGCTAGAGCTGTTGGAGTTCCGCTTATTCAAGATTCAAAGATAAATTTAGAAACCGTTGAAGATGCTTTGTCAGAAGCTAAAGTAATTGGTTTTCCAGTAATGTTAAAAGCTGCAGCTGGTGGTGGTGGAAGAGGAATGCGTGTTGTTAGAAGTGCAGAAGAAATAAAAACAGCTTTTGTAAATGCAAAAAGTGAAGCTTTAAAATCATTTGGAGACGATACCGTTTTTATTGAAAAATTCATCGACAATCCAAAACATATTGAAGTACAAATATTAGGAGATAACTACGGAAACGTAGTGCATTTATATGAAAGAGATTGTTCGGTTCAAAGACGTTTTCAAAAAGTAATAGAAATTGCTCCTTCTATTTTAAAGCCCGAAACCAAGCAAAAATTATACGATTATGCTATTAAAATTGCAAAATATGTACATTATAATAATGCTGGAACCGTTGAGTTTTTAGTAGATAAAGAAGAAAATATTTACTTTATAGAAGTAAACCCAAGAATTCAAGTTGAACATACAATCACTGAAGAAATTACAGGAATAGATATCGTTCGTTCGCAAATAATTATTGCTGCGGGTCATCCGTTATCTCATAATCAAATATTTATTCACGGTCAAGAAGATATTCCTTGTAAAGGTTGGGCCATTCAATGTAGAATTACAACAGAAGATTCAGAAAACGACTTTAAACCCGATTACGGAACCATAATTGCGTATAGAAATGCTGCTGGTTACGGCATTCGTTTAGACGAAGGAAGTTGCTATTCGGGAGTTACTATTTCTCCTTTTTTCGATTCTATGTTGGTTAAAGTTTCGTCAAGTGGAAGAACATTAAAAGGAGCATCCGATAGATTAAGAAGAACATTAGAAGAATTTAGAATTAGAGGTGTTAAAACCAATATTCCATTTTTAACCAATGTAATGTCTAACGAGACATTTAGAAGTGGAGAAGCTACTGTTAATTTCATTCCAGAAAACCCACATTTATTAGTTCCACGTTACGAATATTCGAAAGATAGAGCAACCAAATTAATTAAATATTTAGCGGAGGTTAAAGTAAACGGTCATCCAGATATTAAAAAAGTAGATACTGATAAAGTATTTAGAAAACCATTAGTTCCTGAAGTTTTAGAAACCGAATATCCAAAAGGAACAAAAGACTTATTAAATGAAATGGGTAGAGATCAATTTATCCAATACATTAAAAATGAGACTAAAATTTTCTATACCGATACTACTTTACGGGATGCACATCAATCGCTTTTTGCAACAAGATTGCGTAACCACGATATTTTAAAAGTAACCGAAGGAATGGCTAAAAATTTCCCACAACTTTTTTCATTAGAAGTTTGGGGTGGCGCTACTTTTGATGTTACGATGCGTTTTTTACACGAAGATCCATGGGAGCGTTTGCGAATAATTAGAAAAGCAGCGCCAAATGTTTTACTTCAAATGTTATTTAGAGGAAGTAATGCAGTTGGTTATTCGGCTTACCCAGACAATGTTTTAGAGCAGTTTATTATAAAAAGTGCCGAAAATGGTATCGATGTGTTTAGAATTTTCGATTCTCTAAACTGGATTGAAGGAATGAAGCACAGTATAAAGGTTGTGAACGAAAAAACCAATGCCATTGCCGAAGCTTGTATTTGTTATACAGGTGATATTTTAAATCCAGACAGACAAAAATTTAATTTAGAGTACTATGTTAATTTAGCGAAAGAATTAGAAGCTGCTGGAGCACACATGTTGGCAATTAAAGATATGGCTGGTTTATTAAAGCCGTATGCTGCTCAAGTGTTAATAACCGAGTTGAAGAAACATATTTCTATACCAATTCACTTGCATACACATGATACTTCTTCGATTCAGTCTACAACTTATTTAAAAGCAATTGAAGCAGGTGTAGATGTTGTAGATGTTGCATTGGCATCTATGAGCGGATTAACATCGCAGCCTAATTTTAATTCGTTAGTAGCAACTTTAAAAGGTTCGGAAAGAGAAAATCCTATCAATCTTAAAAAATTAAACGAATATTCAAACTATTTTGAAGTCGTTAGAGAATATTATTATCCGTTTGAAAGTGAATTAAAAGCAGGAACTGCTGAGGTCTATGACCATGAAATTCCAGGCGGACAATATTCTAATTTATTACCACAAGCACGTGGTTTAGGTCTTGAAGATAAGTTTGAAACAATTAAAGAAAACTATAAAATTGTCAATCATTTATTTGGTGATATTGTAAAAGTAACGCCGTCTTCAAAAGTAGTAGGTGATATGGCTTTGTTCATGACTTCTAATAATTTAACAGCGCAAGAAGTTATAGAAAAAGGAGACACATTGGCTTTTCCTGAATCGGTAAAACAACTTTTCCGAGGCGATTTAGGTCAGCCGTATGGAGGTTTCCCAAAAGAATTACAAAAACTAGTATTAAAAAAGGAACAACCGTATACTGAGAAACCAAACGCACACTTAAAACCTATAGATTTTGAAGTTCAACTAAAAGAATTACATCAAAAATTTGATGATAAATTAACGACAGAAGATTTATTGTCTTACATAATGTTTCCAAAGGTATTTGAAGATTTCTATAATTTTAGAAAGTATTTTGGTAGAGTAGAAAAATTACCAACACCAAGTTTTTATTATCCTTTAGTACTAAACGAAGAGATTATTGTGAACCTAGATTTAGGTAAAAACATCATCATAAAATTAAGATATGTTGGTGAACCGAATGAAGAAGGATTTAGAGAAGTATTTTTTCAAATAAACGGACAAACTAGAAATGTTTTAGTAAAAGATAAAGCGATACAGTCAATAAAGGTCACAAACGCTAAAGTAAACGGACCAAATGATATTGGCGCACCATTACAAGGAAGTTTGCTTAAAATTTTGGTTACAGAAGGTGAAAAAATAGAGAAAGACACACCTTTATTTATAATTGAAGCCATGAAAATGGAAACTACAATTTGCGCTCCAAAATATGGAACAGTAGCAAGAGTAGTACTGAAAGAAAAATCAATGATAGAACAAGATGATTGTGTAATTCAGCTTCAATAA
- a CDS encoding putative signal transducing protein: MKEYITVAIFNYQHETFIIKNLLEQEGIKFIFENETLVSIDPFASIAYGGIKLKVHSNDLERVKQILDSFKNDNHLKIV, from the coding sequence ATGAAAGAATATATCACTGTAGCAATTTTTAATTATCAACATGAAACCTTCATAATTAAGAATCTTCTTGAACAAGAAGGAATTAAATTTATTTTTGAAAATGAAACTTTGGTTTCAATCGATCCTTTTGCTTCTATAGCCTACGGAGGAATTAAATTAAAGGTACATTCTAACGATTTAGAAAGAGTAAAACAAATCTTAGATAGTTTCAAAAATGACAATCATTTAAAAATTGTTTAA
- the rnr gene encoding ribonuclease R has translation MNKKPKKFGKKSKDFTAQIFKILSKDPAKSYNYKQIAGLLELKDTKSRNEIIRDLKLLKAQDKIHETEIGKYQVISKSEYYEGYLDMNSRKSGYFVCDELEDDVYVPKQNLNHALDKDKVRVYVYNRRSSRKPEAEVLEILERAKTEFVGVIDIQKNFAFVTTTNAKMYTDIFIPKNKLGDAQNGDVVLVTMEDWPKKADSPFGKVIKVLGKPGEHNTEIHAILAEYGLPYDFPVEVETYANKIDTSITAEEIAKRRDMRDVLTFTIDPKDAKDFDDALSFQVLENGNYEIGIHIADVSHYLQEGTILDDEAYSRATSVYLVDRVVPMLPEVLSNFACSLRPHEEKYTFSAVFQLNNKAEVLDSWFGRTVTYSDQRFAYEEAQSIIESKSDTIPAEVSLTGAAYKAPQAIVEATLKLDELAKILRRKRMASGAISFDKVEVKFNLNEAAEPIGVYFKQSKDANHLIEEFMLLANRKVAEFIGKQKKTFVYRIHDEPNEDKLFNLQALISKFGYKLDLRNKKDISKSLNQLMQDVNGKKEQNLVDTLAIRTMSKAVYSTENIGHYGLAFDYYSHFTSPIRRYPDVMAHRLLQHYIDGGKSANEEDFEVKCRHSSDMEHLAAQAERDSIKYMQVKYMQDHKDEEFLGVISGVTEWGIYVEIIENKCEGMCRIREIKDDYYTFDDKQYALVGEVTKNILQLGDEVYVKVKNADLVKKQLDFNYLRKNE, from the coding sequence ATGAATAAGAAACCAAAAAAATTTGGTAAAAAGAGTAAAGATTTTACCGCACAAATATTTAAAATATTATCTAAAGATCCTGCTAAAAGCTATAACTATAAACAAATTGCTGGATTATTAGAATTGAAAGATACTAAAAGTAGAAATGAAATAATTAGAGATCTTAAATTACTTAAGGCTCAAGATAAAATTCATGAAACTGAAATAGGAAAATATCAAGTAATATCTAAATCAGAATATTATGAAGGATATTTAGATATGAATTCTAGAAAATCTGGTTATTTTGTTTGTGATGAATTAGAAGATGATGTCTATGTACCAAAACAAAATTTAAATCATGCTCTAGATAAAGATAAAGTTAGAGTATATGTTTATAACAGAAGAAGTTCTAGAAAGCCAGAAGCAGAAGTTTTAGAAATATTAGAAAGAGCAAAAACTGAGTTTGTTGGTGTAATAGATATTCAAAAGAATTTTGCTTTTGTTACCACTACAAATGCTAAAATGTATACTGATATTTTTATTCCAAAAAATAAATTAGGTGATGCTCAAAATGGTGATGTTGTTTTAGTTACAATGGAAGATTGGCCTAAAAAAGCAGATTCACCTTTTGGAAAAGTAATAAAAGTACTTGGGAAACCAGGAGAACATAATACCGAAATTCATGCAATTTTGGCAGAATATGGTTTGCCTTACGATTTCCCTGTAGAAGTTGAAACCTATGCTAATAAAATAGATACTTCTATAACAGCAGAAGAGATTGCAAAACGTAGAGACATGAGAGATGTACTTACATTTACAATTGATCCAAAAGATGCAAAAGATTTTGATGATGCACTTTCTTTTCAAGTTTTAGAAAATGGAAATTATGAAATTGGTATTCATATTGCCGATGTTTCTCATTATTTACAAGAAGGAACAATCTTAGATGATGAAGCTTATAGCAGAGCAACATCTGTTTATTTAGTCGATAGAGTGGTTCCTATGCTTCCAGAGGTACTTTCTAACTTCGCCTGTTCACTACGTCCACATGAGGAAAAATATACCTTCTCAGCCGTTTTTCAGTTAAATAATAAAGCAGAAGTTTTAGATTCATGGTTTGGAAGAACAGTAACCTATTCAGATCAACGTTTTGCCTATGAAGAAGCACAAAGTATTATAGAATCTAAATCAGATACTATTCCAGCTGAAGTTTCTTTAACTGGTGCAGCCTATAAAGCACCACAAGCTATAGTTGAAGCTACTTTAAAGTTAGACGAATTAGCTAAAATTCTTAGAAGAAAAAGAATGGCTTCTGGAGCAATTTCTTTCGATAAGGTTGAAGTAAAATTCAATTTAAATGAAGCAGCAGAACCAATAGGAGTTTACTTTAAACAAAGTAAAGATGCTAATCATTTAATTGAAGAATTCATGCTTTTAGCTAATAGAAAAGTTGCAGAATTTATAGGGAAACAGAAAAAAACATTTGTGTATCGAATTCACGATGAACCAAATGAAGATAAATTATTTAATCTTCAAGCTTTGATTTCTAAGTTTGGATATAAATTAGATTTACGTAACAAAAAAGATATTTCTAAGTCTTTAAACCAATTAATGCAAGATGTTAATGGTAAAAAAGAACAAAATCTTGTTGATACATTAGCGATTAGAACGATGAGTAAAGCTGTATATTCTACAGAGAATATTGGTCATTATGGTTTAGCTTTCGATTATTATAGTCATTTTACTTCTCCAATTCGTCGATATCCTGATGTTATGGCACACCGTTTGTTACAACATTACATAGATGGAGGAAAAAGTGCTAATGAAGAAGATTTTGAAGTTAAATGTAGACATTCATCAGATATGGAACATTTAGCTGCACAAGCTGAAAGAGATTCAATCAAATACATGCAGGTTAAATACATGCAAGACCATAAAGATGAGGAGTTTTTAGGAGTAATTTCTGGAGTAACCGAATGGGGAATCTATGTTGAAATTATTGAAAACAAATGCGAAGGAATGTGTCGTATTAGAGAGATTAAAGACGATTATTACACTTTCGACGATAAACAATATGCCTTAGTAGGAGAAGTTACAAAGAATATTCTTCAATTAGGAGATGAAGTCTATGTTAAAGTTAAAAATGCAGATTTAGTTAAAAAACAACTAGACTTCAATTATTTAAGAAAAAATGAATAA
- a CDS encoding head GIN domain-containing protein yields MKKIVYSLLLISSVAFSQIEKTVGDFYKVTAFDKIDVYLIQSDENKVILKGDKSEDVELVNKNGELKIKMNFSNLMKGDNISATVYYKKIEAVEANEGSRVASNEIFKAINFSIIAKESSNIKLRLDVDRLTTKLTQGSILELDGKVEYADILVNSGGKYEAQRLVTKQTVITANTGGKADVNATDFVNAKVRAGGSVLIYGKPKQIDQKIVAGGSIEQAK; encoded by the coding sequence ATGAAGAAAATAGTTTATAGTTTACTTTTAATCAGTTCAGTAGCTTTTTCACAAATAGAAAAAACGGTAGGAGACTTTTATAAAGTAACTGCTTTTGATAAAATAGATGTATATCTAATACAATCTGATGAGAATAAAGTTATTTTAAAAGGTGATAAATCTGAAGATGTTGAATTAGTGAATAAGAATGGAGAACTAAAAATTAAAATGAATTTTAGTAATCTAATGAAAGGCGATAATATTTCTGCAACAGTTTATTATAAAAAAATAGAAGCTGTTGAAGCAAATGAAGGCTCTAGAGTAGCATCGAATGAGATTTTTAAAGCCATAAATTTTAGTATTATAGCGAAAGAATCATCGAATATAAAATTAAGATTAGATGTTGATAGATTAACAACAAAATTGACTCAAGGAAGTATTTTAGAATTAGATGGAAAAGTAGAATATGCAGATATTTTAGTTAATTCTGGAGGAAAATATGAAGCACAAAGATTAGTTACCAAACAAACAGTTATAACTGCTAACACAGGAGGAAAAGCAGATGTAAATGCCACTGATTTTGTTAATGCTAAAGTTAGAGCTGGTGGTAGTGTTTTAATTTATGGAAAACCAAAGCAGATAGATCAAAAGATTGTTGCTGGTGGTTCTATTGAACAAGCGAAGTAG